Proteins from a single region of Apium graveolens cultivar Ventura chromosome 7, ASM990537v1, whole genome shotgun sequence:
- the LOC141670819 gene encoding uncharacterized protein LOC141670819 isoform X3 has translation MNYNRSALGSGNRSTHEFGRTYVVRPKGRHQATIVWLHGIGDSGSSSSQLLESFPLPNIKWICPTAPTRPVALFGGFPCTAWCDVGEISEDAPDDLEGLDASAEHVANLLSNEPADIKLGVGGFSIGAATALYSSMCHVLGQYGNGNPYTLNLSVIVGLSGWLPCSRVLKNRLERSQVARRLATSLPILLCHGQVDDVVAYMHGENCAHNLSSAGFRNLIFRTYSGLGHYTIPQETNEVCNWLTRNLGLQG, from the exons ATGAACTATAATAGGTCTGCCTTAGGTTCTG GTAACAGGAGCACCCATGAATTTGGAAGGACTTATGTTGTCAGACCTAAAGGGAGACATCAAGCAACTATAGTTTGGCTTCATGGTATTGGTGACTCTGGATCAAG CTCGTCACAGCTCTTGGAAAGTTTCCCTCTACCAAAT ATTAAGTGGATTTGTCCAACTGCTCCTACTCGTCCAGTTGCATTGTTTGGAGGTTTTCCTTGCACCGCTT GGTGCGACGTGGGAGAGATTTCAGAAGATGCTCCTGATGATTTGGAGGGCTTAGACGCATCAGCAGAACATGTTGCAAATCTCTTGTCAAACGAGCCTGCTGATA TCAAACTAGGTGTGGGGGGATTTAGTATTGGTGCTGCAACTGCTCTTTACTCTTCAATGTGCCATGTCCTGGGCCAGTATGGAAATGGAAACCCGTACACCCTTAACCTCAGTGTGATTGTTGGTCTCAGTGGCTGGCTTCCCTGTTCAAG GGTTCTGAAGAACCGCCTAGAAAGATCACAAGTGGCAAGGAGGCTTGCAACATCCTTACCCATTTTGCTCTGTCATGGCCAAG TTGATGATGTAGTAGCATACATGCACGGGGAAAATTGTGCGCACAACTTAAGTTCTGCCGGATTTAGAAACCTGATTTTCAGAACATATAGCGG GTTAGGTCACTACACCATTCCTCAAGAGACTAATGAAGTCTGCAACTGGCTTACTCGGAACTTAGGACTCCAGGGCtag
- the LOC141670819 gene encoding uncharacterized protein LOC141670819 isoform X1, translated as MNYNRSALGSGNRSTHEFGRTYVVRPKGRHQATIVWLHGIGDSGSSSSQLLESFPLPNIKWICPTAPTRPVALFGGFPCTAWCDVGEISEDAPDDLEGLDASAEHVANLLSNEPADIKLGVGGFSIGAATALYSSMCHVLGQYGNGNPYTLNLSVIVGLSGWLPCSRVLKNRLERSQVARRLATSLPILLCHGQGCCCHAADDIILLIASNLLIAEMSIPLNSLPLDWRMFLSGWGDTLVSENPQRMDQAFCLY; from the exons ATGAACTATAATAGGTCTGCCTTAGGTTCTG GTAACAGGAGCACCCATGAATTTGGAAGGACTTATGTTGTCAGACCTAAAGGGAGACATCAAGCAACTATAGTTTGGCTTCATGGTATTGGTGACTCTGGATCAAG CTCGTCACAGCTCTTGGAAAGTTTCCCTCTACCAAAT ATTAAGTGGATTTGTCCAACTGCTCCTACTCGTCCAGTTGCATTGTTTGGAGGTTTTCCTTGCACCGCTT GGTGCGACGTGGGAGAGATTTCAGAAGATGCTCCTGATGATTTGGAGGGCTTAGACGCATCAGCAGAACATGTTGCAAATCTCTTGTCAAACGAGCCTGCTGATA TCAAACTAGGTGTGGGGGGATTTAGTATTGGTGCTGCAACTGCTCTTTACTCTTCAATGTGCCATGTCCTGGGCCAGTATGGAAATGGAAACCCGTACACCCTTAACCTCAGTGTGATTGTTGGTCTCAGTGGCTGGCTTCCCTGTTCAAG GGTTCTGAAGAACCGCCTAGAAAGATCACAAGTGGCAAGGAGGCTTGCAACATCCTTACCCATTTTGCTCTGTCATGGCCAAG GATGTTGCTGTCATGCTGCTGATGATATAATACTTTTGATTGCTAGTAACTTGTTGATAGCTGAAAT GAGTATTCCTCTAAACTCTTTGCCTTTAGATTGGAGAATGTTCCTCTCTGGCTGGGGTGATACTCTAGTTTCAGAAAATCCGCAGAGGATGGACCAAGCTTTTTGTCTGTA TTGA
- the LOC141670819 gene encoding uncharacterized protein LOC141670819 isoform X2, producing MNYNRSALGSGNRSTHEFGRTYVVRPKGRHQATIVWLHGIGDSGSSSSQLLESFPLPNIKWICPTAPTRPVALFGGFPCTAWCDVGEISEDAPDDLEGLDASAEHVANLLSNEPADIKLGVGGFSIGAATALYSSMCHVLGQYGNGNPYTLNLSVIVGLSGWLPCSRVLKNRLERSQVARRLATSLPILLCHGQGCCCHAADDIILLIASNLLIAEMSIPLNSLPLDWRMFLSGWGDTLVSENPQRMDQAFCL from the exons ATGAACTATAATAGGTCTGCCTTAGGTTCTG GTAACAGGAGCACCCATGAATTTGGAAGGACTTATGTTGTCAGACCTAAAGGGAGACATCAAGCAACTATAGTTTGGCTTCATGGTATTGGTGACTCTGGATCAAG CTCGTCACAGCTCTTGGAAAGTTTCCCTCTACCAAAT ATTAAGTGGATTTGTCCAACTGCTCCTACTCGTCCAGTTGCATTGTTTGGAGGTTTTCCTTGCACCGCTT GGTGCGACGTGGGAGAGATTTCAGAAGATGCTCCTGATGATTTGGAGGGCTTAGACGCATCAGCAGAACATGTTGCAAATCTCTTGTCAAACGAGCCTGCTGATA TCAAACTAGGTGTGGGGGGATTTAGTATTGGTGCTGCAACTGCTCTTTACTCTTCAATGTGCCATGTCCTGGGCCAGTATGGAAATGGAAACCCGTACACCCTTAACCTCAGTGTGATTGTTGGTCTCAGTGGCTGGCTTCCCTGTTCAAG GGTTCTGAAGAACCGCCTAGAAAGATCACAAGTGGCAAGGAGGCTTGCAACATCCTTACCCATTTTGCTCTGTCATGGCCAAG GATGTTGCTGTCATGCTGCTGATGATATAATACTTTTGATTGCTAGTAACTTGTTGATAGCTGAAAT GAGTATTCCTCTAAACTCTTTGCCTTTAGATTGGAGAATGTTCCTCTCTGGCTGGGGTGATACTCTAGTTTCAGAAAATCCGCAGAGGATGGACCAAGCTTTTTGTCTGTAG
- the LOC141670819 gene encoding uncharacterized protein LOC141670819 isoform X4: protein MNYNRSALGSGNRSTHEFGRTYVVRPKGRHQATIVWLHGIGDSGSSSSQLLESFPLPNIKWICPTAPTRPVALFGGFPCTAWCDVGEISEDAPDDLEGLDASAEHVANLLSNEPADIKLGVGGFSIGAATALYSSMCHVLGQYGNGNPYTLNLSVIVGLSGWLPCSRVLKNRLERSQVARRLATSLPILLCHGQGVFL, encoded by the exons ATGAACTATAATAGGTCTGCCTTAGGTTCTG GTAACAGGAGCACCCATGAATTTGGAAGGACTTATGTTGTCAGACCTAAAGGGAGACATCAAGCAACTATAGTTTGGCTTCATGGTATTGGTGACTCTGGATCAAG CTCGTCACAGCTCTTGGAAAGTTTCCCTCTACCAAAT ATTAAGTGGATTTGTCCAACTGCTCCTACTCGTCCAGTTGCATTGTTTGGAGGTTTTCCTTGCACCGCTT GGTGCGACGTGGGAGAGATTTCAGAAGATGCTCCTGATGATTTGGAGGGCTTAGACGCATCAGCAGAACATGTTGCAAATCTCTTGTCAAACGAGCCTGCTGATA TCAAACTAGGTGTGGGGGGATTTAGTATTGGTGCTGCAACTGCTCTTTACTCTTCAATGTGCCATGTCCTGGGCCAGTATGGAAATGGAAACCCGTACACCCTTAACCTCAGTGTGATTGTTGGTCTCAGTGGCTGGCTTCCCTGTTCAAG GGTTCTGAAGAACCGCCTAGAAAGATCACAAGTGGCAAGGAGGCTTGCAACATCCTTACCCATTTTGCTCTGTCATGGCCAAG GAGTATTCCTCTAA